DNA from Camelus dromedarius isolate mCamDro1 chromosome X, mCamDro1.pat, whole genome shotgun sequence:
CCTTCCTCAGCATGATGCACGATGGTTAGGATTACTGTAAGGAGTAAGGGACCGAGCACGATCCACACTGCTGCCAGATCTAAACACTGATGTGTTTCCAAAACACATACTTGAGCTCAGAGCTCACTGTGCTGTGCCTCGCTCCTCTCTGACATGGCAAAATCATCCACCCCTACAGAGACTGAGTGGGGCATTGAATCTCTGATTGCTATTTTCCAAAGGTATGCAGGAAGGGACGGTAACAACCGCAAACTCTCCAAGACTGAGTTCCTAACCTTCATGAATGCAGAACTGGCTGCCTTCACGAAGAACCAGAAGGACCCTGGTGTCCTGGACCACATGATGAAGAAACTGGACCTCAACAGTGATGGCCAGCTAGATTTCCAGGAATTTCTTAATCTTATTGGTGGCCTGGCCATAGCTTGCCATGACTCTTTTATTAAGTTTACCCATTTCCAGAAGTAAATCTGAGTACCCTTTGGGCCTGACCTCCAGACTCGCCCCCTTTCCTTCCAGGCTCCCAATTATCCACTCCTCACAGCCCACACACACCCTGAGCCCAGTGCAACCACATCCCATGCAGGCCACTCCTGCttgtaataataaaacaatattatttttaaccccccccaaaaaaccccacatattTGATGACATCATCTTCCCAACTCTGTCCTCAAGATCTAGCCTTTCTTCCTTTCATGCCTTTACCAGATTTTGCATGTGGCTAACTCATTCTTTACTACCTAAATTGAATATCACTTCCTCTGTAAAGCCACCTTGAAAAGCCAAATTAATCCCCTCTTCCTCAGTGCTATCATAATGCTGTGTGCAAACCTTGGCGACAGAAATGTGCTCGTCACAAATTatcctaaatatttatttacatgcttGTTCCCTCACACAGAACATGAATTTTGGGAAGACAGAagttatttctctttgtattccTTTCTCAAGTGGAGTGTTCCACAAAAGGATGTATTCCAAAAATGTTTGTAGGATTATTCCAAATTCATATTGAGTTGCAGTTGGTTTTGGAATATGAACAGTGTTTTACAGGTGTGCTAACAAACAAATCAGAGAAGCTTTAATCAGAAATGAGTTTTGGGAATTGTCGTGATACTGGAAGGGTGACAATAACGTTAGGAAGGTACTGAGATTTGAGGAAATACAATTATAATATGATAATATAATAGTCAAACTATACCTTGGAGGACAAATAATGAGAACATTCATTATGTTAGAACCATTGTCATGGTCAACTCTTATTTGTATGATAAACATAGAATATCAGTCAATCAAAGGTACAGGAGTTATAATAGCTTTCCAGAGCACAACAAAGTAGAGGTGGTAGAGAGAGGTATTAGGGAGTCTTTGACTGAAAGAATGTTATAAAAGGAAAACCCTAGAGAAGAATTTGAGTCAGATTCTCCACTGAAATGAAGCTGTTTTCATTTCAGTCCTATCCTATAATTTTGCTTCTGGAATGTAACCTCCTTGATTTAATCATCAACTCATTAgtaatttaatataatattttcctCCCTGAGATGTCATTTTGTTTGCATTGGgatctatttttatacattttattttcaacattctTGATTCAGGAGGTGGAAGTtggaggggtaggggtgggggttcTGAGAGGGAAAGCCCTGTGTTGGCAAATGGTTTGGAGGCAGACTAAGTAAAATCTCAGGATGTCCTGGAAGATATGCAATTTATGAGTTAGGGAACCTTGTATAAGGAGTGGATAAAACATTATCTCTGCCTTTGTTCTAATTGAATTTATTAGCTACCTTAACTGTCTTCACTTTAGATTCAATAAATTCCTTTACTatttttgttacttatttatttttaattttgacaaaatttTAGACATATAGCAAAGTACAGAGACCAATACAATAAATATCTCTGTATCCATAAGCTATAATTGCTAATGATTAACATCTTGTCAAATTTGTTTTACACAGAAGTAGGCATTATAGATAAACTTGAAATCTCTTTCCctattttttcctcctcttcctattTTCACGCATTTTATATGTATCTTCTCattcaatttttatattaatatatttaggtggtttacttctcaaatttttaattagttttgttttctgaaaattctATATCTCAGCTGGAGTGTCTCCCTCCCAGCTTCTCTACTTAGAAAACTCCTACTCAACCGTTAGGACccaattcaaaaaaattattatctCTTTGAAGTTTCACCTTAATCCCTTAAATGGATTAATGATGAGTTCCTCAGTACTTCTACAGCATTCAGTTACTGCCTCTATTGTACTACCAGTCTGGTAAGGCTTATTTGTCTTCCTTACTATGACAAAGACCCTCAGGGATCAAAACACTTCTTATTTATTGTTGCATTCCCAGGTCTAGTTCACTGCCCATTAGACAAAACggtctcagtaaatatttgttgaaataattaaTTGAAGTTTAGAACATCTGAGCagttaaagattaaataaaaaatgctttTGCTAGAGGAAGAGAGACCTTATGGAGTGGAAAGAAAGAACTTGGTGTATTAGGTGGTCTTCAAGGATTGGGATTTTTTTGACTTGAGTTTCATTTGAGAATTAAatatgtttacacaaaaatcaatgaagaaaactAACCCAAATTTGCTAAAGTTTACATTACCAAAATTTGAAATTTACTAAGCCTATTTCCTCCATGATAAAATGGAAATGTGAAGCTGTTTCATCTAAGCAAGATATGTAAACACagtaagaatgaagaaattaTGAATATTCATGAGGGATTATCActatattaatagaaaaatgagtCAGGGCCAAATTTTGTTCAATCTAGGGCATAACTGCTCGCTAACATAAAGTACGAGCTCTAAAGACAACTGTCATTAAAATTTCCATGAAAGCACATTacccttcaaaatattttaattaaaagtactCAGGAAAACACTTAGAGCAAATTCaaagttttttcctctttttttttctggtggggtGGTCAGGAAGAAAGCAGGTCAGAGATGAAGGACAACACATCTCACACCAGCCTTAGAAGTGCCAAGTGCAATTAACATCTTGCAAACCACATAGTTCACACTGTGTTGGCAAGTGATTTTCTACTGCTGAACTTTCATATTCCAAATTTGTGGGGAGTTTAGGTGTAAATGTTCCCAAAATTGCTTTAGTTTTACTTTTCAAGGAGATTCTGGGCATCTGTCTAGTGTCTGACCTTGTTCCCAAGGACTGTGAGATGTCCTTGGACCCTGAAAGAGGCAGGGACCACTAGGGCTTCCTGGGAGCCAAGTCATGGCATTCGACTTCATGGAATGTGGCACAAACTTGTCTTTTTTGTcgtgtgtggatgtgtgtttgTATAAGCTACTTAACAGTTTGTAAGACTGGCATGATACTTGTATTCTAAATTCAGTCTACACCAGGGCTTCTTAACCTGGAATTCATTCAGCGGGCTTAAGAACTTACATCTTTCTTTTCACTATCCTCTAATTGAAATGTACTATTTATTTCAATTATGAATATAGGCAATGAACCACAGCAATATTAGGCAATGATCTGTAACTTTATCTCAGATATTTTCCCAAGGACATTATAATTGTTGCAATTGTTACAATATTATTTATGCTCATCACTTGGAAATTATGATAGTTAATGGAATTACCCCTAGACCTTAGTTTTTAATGCAGTtaataaacaaacacatatattaaagatttatttaaaatattttgatacttatatttcaataaaattgctTAGCTTTATAgtactttgattttattttatgcattaaaaacattttgagaagGGGCCCAGAGGCTTTACTAGATGGAAAGGGGTCCATGGcacaaatttaaaaatccttggTCTATTGAAGGATTCAGCTTCCTCAAATGAAACACTGTGGATGCAGCTGTCGTGTAGGCACCAGTGTTTTCAAAACTTGTAAAGTCACTGAGGCCCTTCATCAGATAATAGCTCCCATGAAAGGCCAACACACACAACAAATCAAAGCATCGTAGCCCTGTCTGAGGTGGGACCATTAGCCCAAAGCCCTACCTTCATGGTCTTTCATTCTGAAGTTTGCCTTGGGCAATGTCAGAAAATGGAAGTCCATGATCGACTGGGCCTGTAGCCTCAGTAGAGTCAGAAAGGACAGTAGAGAACAGAAGTTGGAGAGGAAAATAATGGAGGTTGAGGTAGGCCACTATAGAAAGCAGAGTAACAAAAGACAGGGGAAAGACAGGGAGGCAAGTTGTCATGCCAGTGGGGAGAAGGCTATCTATGATGTACTGGAAACAGCTAGCCCTCCTTCCAGTCTTAGTATTAGCTGTAGCAGTCCAGTACTTTTATTATGAGAAAACTGTTTGCTTGCTAGAGTCATAGGAATACACATAAAAGCTTGGTCTTGCTGCATAAGAGCAGACTTAGAAAAAATGGGGGATATTCTCAGACCCACACTGGAAGTTCAGGGGAGGCGTCTTGGTGGAAAtgacttctgaaaagaaactcactGTAGGACAACCTCTTTAAACCTAGTGGATGCTGTTGGTGCCCCTCCCAGATCTCCTTTACTAGTCCCCCAGTGCTGTGAGTGCTGAGGACCGCTTCTCTAAAGAGTTGCCCTTGGCCCAATAGTAgcttctcccacccccaaccccctagGAAAGAAATGGGGGTGACAATGCTGATGCCTTATTGGTGTGGTGTCATTTGTACCCTAGAGCTCTCTACTGCATCAGGCTAAAGCTGGTTTCCAGCTGAGACTACATCCTTGCAAAGCGTCTACTCCTTTCTATCCTGCTTCGCTCATGCCCCTTCTCCCCAGAGCCTTCCCACCAAAACCACATGAACAAGAATCCCCGTCTGAGACTCTGCTTCTGGGGAACCAACACTAGGACCTGGATTccttatgtctctctctctctctctcttccttttttaactCTTAAGGCTCATTTTATTGAAGATAGGATCACAAAACGAGAGGCATCATGACAGAGAACCTGAGTTTCACTGGCTTCAAAATTTTGCCTTGGATTTGGGACAGGGATTAATTTCTTTCTGTATAATCAGCACCTTTGACTAACAGCTTATCAGTTGCCTTGAAAGCAACAAGTCTCTCGTACTTATGTCACAGATGTCCTTGGTATCTGATCTCATTAATGTGAAGTACATACAGAATCTTTCCTTATGaattctttgtctttaaaaagcaaataactcCTACCTCTCAAAATTGTagcaagaattttaaaagatggtgGACCTATTAGGAAATATGATAATTAAGTGATTCTACAAGCATTAAGAATCAGCTCCCTCAATTCTTGACCCCCAATGTCTTAAAATAACTACAGGagtttttgcctttaaaaaaatatatagcctTCTACTTTCCATAtgcagaaggagaaaaacaaaatataaatgtgtatgtgccAGAATGTTGCAAGGCTTTATCACAGAGGGGTTGGTGTGTGGACTGTTCAGTCCGGCTCCACCAATGACTAGCTCTGTGACACTGGGCAGTTAACTGAATTTCTTGGTGTCTCAGTTtctacatttataaaatggggaaaatactaGCACTACTTACCTTATAAGATTGTGCAGTGGAATGACTGACATCACTAAAGCACTTATCACACTCAATATAGAAAACATTATGTTTTAGTCATATTACATGTACATTCTTTTACACTTGACTCATGACTAATGGATTTGATCATAGCCAAAGTCTCAAAACCTTTTTATCTCACAAAGTTGCCTATTATACTTTTGTTAGGATTATTATATtactttaattttatgttttaatagacAATTTGAATAAttcatatttaagattttttgGCTTAGTGGCACAAAACTCTTCAAGAATAGAGATTtgatgtggatgacatgatactgtatatagaaaagcTTCACACAGAAACTActtagagctgataaaagaattcagcaaggtagcaggatacaagattgaCATACataaatcagttgcatttctttacactaacaatcaACTAGCAGGAAagtaaagtaaagaaacaatcccttttaaaatcatatccaaaacaataaaatacttggaataaatctgaccaaggaactgaaagacttatacatggaaaactacaaaacactgactaaagaaattaaagatgacttaaagaaatggaaagatatcccatgctcttggattagaagaatcaatattgttaaaatggccatactacccaaggcaaaatacagatttaatgcaatccctatcaaattacccaggacatttttcacagaactataacaaataatcttaaaatttatatggaatcacaaaagacccagaattgccaaagcaatactgaagaaaaagaatgaagctggaggaataacccttcaGATGatactacagagctgcagtaatcaaaacagcatggttttggcacaaaaacagacatatggatcaatggaacagaatagagagcccagaaatgaacccacaaacttttggtcaattaatttttgacaaaggaggcaagaacatacaatagaataaagacagtctcttcaacaaatggtgttgggaaaactggacagcagcatgtaaatcaatgaagctagaacaatCCCTTacactacacacaaaaataaactcaaaatggatcaaagacttaaacataagacaagataaaaaacctcctagaaggaaacataggcaaaacattatctcacatacatctcagcgatgctctcctagggcagtctaccaaagcaatagaaataaaagcaagaataaacaaatgggacctaattaaacttccaagcttttgcacagcaaaggaaaccataagcaaatcaaaacaaccacctacggaatgggaggaaaatttttgcaaaagatgaaactgactgacaaaggcttgatcttcagaatatataaggagctcatatgacttaataagaaaaaaacagtatgctcatgtat
Protein-coding regions in this window:
- the LOC105095324 gene encoding protein S100-A11-like, giving the protein MAKSSTPTETEWGIESLIAIFQRYAGRDGNNRKLSKTEFLTFMNAELAAFTKNQKDPGVLDHMMKKLDLNSDGQLDFQEFLNLIGGLAIACHDSFIKFTHFQK